Proteins encoded in a region of the Bicyclus anynana chromosome 27, ilBicAnyn1.1, whole genome shotgun sequence genome:
- the LOC112056041 gene encoding mitochondrial coenzyme A transporter SLC25A42 produces MAVGEARVPLLREERHAHHGEAVKSKQLSGGALVVTSLLSGAAAGALAKTAIAPLDRTKITFQISETPYSWRAAVRFIAHSARTEGMVALWRGNSATMARIIPYAAIQFTAHEQWKRVLAVDTPQTAQEAPLRLLLAGSLAGVTSQSATYPLDLARARMAVADYRSLRAVFTRVLREEGFVTLYRGYPATVLGVIPYAGVSFFTYDSLKHWYLEYTGASPRGMTNVVLGGAAGALAQSASYPLDIVRRRMQTARRRPDQTYPYPTIADTLRTVYRAEGWRGFFKGLSMNWVKGPIAVGISFATYDAIKTALRDISLTLTT; encoded by the exons ATGGCGGTGGGCGAGGCGCGCGTGCCGCTGCTGAGAGAGGAGAGACATGCTCACCATG GCGAGGCGGTGAAGAGCAAGCAGCTGTCGGGCGGCGCGCTGGTGGTCACCTCGCTGCTGTCCGGTGCCGCGGCCGGAGCCCTCGCCAAGACTGCCATCGCCCCGCTCGACCGCACCAAGATCACCTTCCAGATCTC TGAGACCCCGTACTCATGGCGCGCGGCGGTGCGGTTCATCGCGCACAGCGCGCGCACGGAGGGCATGGTGGCGCTGTGGCGCGGCAACAGCGCCACCATGGCGCGCATCATACCCTACGCCGCCATCCAGTTCACGGCGCACGAGCAGTGGAAGCGGGTGCTGGCGGTCGACACGCCGCAGACCGCGCA GGAGGCGCCGCTGCGCCTGCTGCTGGCGGGGTCGCTGGCGGGCGTGACGTCACAGAGCGCCACGTACCCGCTGGACCTGGCGCGCGCGCGCATGGCCGTCGCCGACTACCGCTCGCTGCGCGCGGTGTTCACCAGGGTGCTGAGGGAGGAGGGGTTCGTCACGCTGTACCG CGGCTACCCCGCGACAGTGCTGGGAGTGATCCCCTACGCCGGCGTCTCGTTCTTCACCTACGACTCGCTCAAGCACTGGTACCTCG AGTATACGGGCGCGAGTCCGCGCGGCATGACCAATGTGGTGCTGGGCGGTGCGGCGGGCGCGCTGGCGCAGAGCGCGTCCTACCCGCTGGACATCGTGCGGCGCCGCATGCAgaccgcgcgccgccgccccgACCagacctacccctacccgaccATCGCTGACACCCTGCGCACGGTGTACCG AGCCGAGGGCTGGCGCGGGTTCTTCAAAGGGCTGAGTATGAACTGGGTGAAGGGGCCCATCGCGGTCGGCATCTCGTTCGCCACGTACGACGCTATCAAGACTGCGCTCAGAGATATATCACTCACACTCACCACGTGA
- the LOC112048800 gene encoding ETS translocation variant 5-like isoform X1, translated as MTDNFVCDYERDTGPSIIGLRSLMMFVCVREAAPRRDSYEHLHPQHPALYSHARTHAPDHTQCKGEAEETRVDYTDYLHRCGYTKCAGETDCGEPRGETRVEPRDEPVSSSVESWGDALVSSSHCGESRARASPPPHHVSTTHGSGGRRGALQLWQFLVSLLAEGARCVAWTGRGLEFKLHEPEEVARRWGAQKNRPAMNYDKLSRSLRYYYEKGIMQKVAGERYVYKFVCDPEALFSMGRAPPPAPYDVLSLYAPYPAAPAPPAPDYRRYYPHAHYDA; from the exons atgacagacaattttgtttgtgactatgagcgcgatacaggtccttctataattggtctgaggtcactAATGATGTTTGTGTGTGTCAGGGAGGCTGCACCGCGGCGCGACTCGTACGAGCACCTGCACCCGCAGCACCCGGCGCTGTACTCGCACGCGCGCACGCACGCACCCGACCACACACA ATGTAAGGGCGAGGCGGAGGAGACACGTGTCGACTACACAGACTACCTGCACAG ATGCGGCTACACGAAGTGCGCGGGCGAGACGGATTGCGGCGAGCCGCGCGGCGAAACGCGCGTCGAGCCGCGCGACGAGCCCGTCTCCAGCAGCGTGGAGAGCTGGGGCGACGCACTCG TGAGCAGCTCGCACTGCGGCGAGTCGCGCGCGCGCGCGTCGCCGCCGCCGCATCACGTCTCCACAACACACG GCAGCGGCGGGCGTCGCGGTGCGCTGCAGTTGTGGCAGTTCCTGGTGTCTCTGCTGGCGGAGGGCGCGCGCTGTGTGGCGTGGACCGGCCGGGGACTGGAGTTCAAACTGCACGAGCCAGAGGAG GTGGCGAGACGCTGGGGCGCGCAGAAGAACCGTCCCGCCATGAACTACGACAAGCTGTCCCGCTCGCTGCGCTACTACTACGAGAAGGGGATCATGCAGAAGGTTGCTG GCGAGCGCTACGTGTACAAGTTCGTGTGCGACCCCGAGGCGCTGTTCAGCATGGGGCGCGCGCCCCCCCCGGCGCCCTACGACGTGCTGTCGCTATACGCGCCCTACCCCGCGGCCCCCGCGCCCCCCGCGCCCGACTACCGCCGCTACTACCCGCACGCGCACTACGACGCCTGA
- the LOC112048800 gene encoding ETS translocation variant 5-like isoform X2, protein MSQPPFLPWGLPPPSPHASHHREAAPRRDSYEHLHPQHPALYSHARTHAPDHTQCKGEAEETRVDYTDYLHRCGYTKCAGETDCGEPRGETRVEPRDEPVSSSVESWGDALVSSSHCGESRARASPPPHHVSTTHGSGGRRGALQLWQFLVSLLAEGARCVAWTGRGLEFKLHEPEEVARRWGAQKNRPAMNYDKLSRSLRYYYEKGIMQKVAGERYVYKFVCDPEALFSMGRAPPPAPYDVLSLYAPYPAAPAPPAPDYRRYYPHAHYDA, encoded by the exons ATGTCGCAGCCTCCCTTCCTGCCGTGGGGGCTGCCCCCGCCTTCCCCGCACGCCTCGCACCACAG GGAGGCTGCACCGCGGCGCGACTCGTACGAGCACCTGCACCCGCAGCACCCGGCGCTGTACTCGCACGCGCGCACGCACGCACCCGACCACACACA ATGTAAGGGCGAGGCGGAGGAGACACGTGTCGACTACACAGACTACCTGCACAG ATGCGGCTACACGAAGTGCGCGGGCGAGACGGATTGCGGCGAGCCGCGCGGCGAAACGCGCGTCGAGCCGCGCGACGAGCCCGTCTCCAGCAGCGTGGAGAGCTGGGGCGACGCACTCG TGAGCAGCTCGCACTGCGGCGAGTCGCGCGCGCGCGCGTCGCCGCCGCCGCATCACGTCTCCACAACACACG GCAGCGGCGGGCGTCGCGGTGCGCTGCAGTTGTGGCAGTTCCTGGTGTCTCTGCTGGCGGAGGGCGCGCGCTGTGTGGCGTGGACCGGCCGGGGACTGGAGTTCAAACTGCACGAGCCAGAGGAG GTGGCGAGACGCTGGGGCGCGCAGAAGAACCGTCCCGCCATGAACTACGACAAGCTGTCCCGCTCGCTGCGCTACTACTACGAGAAGGGGATCATGCAGAAGGTTGCTG GCGAGCGCTACGTGTACAAGTTCGTGTGCGACCCCGAGGCGCTGTTCAGCATGGGGCGCGCGCCCCCCCCGGCGCCCTACGACGTGCTGTCGCTATACGCGCCCTACCCCGCGGCCCCCGCGCCCCCCGCGCCCGACTACCGCCGCTACTACCCGCACGCGCACTACGACGCCTGA